A window of Methylomonas sp. 11b genomic DNA:
AAACAGCCGTCGCGACAGCGACACCTATACCAAGCCGCCTTGGAATATTGAGTAACAAATGGAAACCCTACTCAACATCTACTACCTAGGCATCAAAGAACTCCGCAGCCTCAGCCGCGACACCATGATGCTGGTAATGATCCTATTCTCCTTCACCGGCCAAGTTTATCTGATCGCCACCGGCGTGCCCCAATCCTTGCACAAAGCGCCAATCGCCATCGTCGACGAAGATCGTTCGCCACTATCCACCCGCATCATCAACGCCTTTTACGAACCCTACTTTTTAACGCCGGTGATTATCGATCAATACCAAACCGATCATGGCATGGACGTTGGTTTATATAGTTTTGTTCTGGATATTCCCTCGCATTTCCAACGCGACATGTTGGCCGGCCGGCAGCCGGCGCTGCAATTGAATATCGACGCGACACGCATCTCGCAGGCCTTCATCGGCAATACCTATATCCAGACCATTTTAAACGGTGAAGTCAACGCCTTTGCCCAAGGTCATCGGGCCATCGTGACCTTACCCGTAGAGTTGGAGATCAGAACCCGCTTCAATCCCAATTTAAGCTCGGTGTGGTTCGGCTCACTAATGGAAGTGGTCAACAGCATCACCACTCTGTCCATAATTTTGACCGGCGCGGCACTGATCCGCGAGCGCGAGCATGGCACGATCGAGCATTTGCTGGTGATGCCGCTGACACCATTTGAAATCATGTCCGCCAAGGTTTGGTCGATGGGTTTAGTCGTGGTAGTGGTAGCGACCACCTCTATCATTTTTGTGGTGCATGGCTTACTGGAGGTACCGATTCAAGGCTCGCTGAGCTTATTTATTTTGGGCATGTTGCTGCATCTATTTGCCACCACTTCCTTAGGCATCTATTTGGGAACCTTGGCGCGTTCAATGCCTCAATTAGGATTATTGATGCTGATCATCTTGCTACCTTTGCAAATGCTGTCCGGTGGCATGACACCCCGCGAAAGTATGCCGGTGCTGGTGCAAAACATCATGCTCGCAGCCCCGACCACCCATTTCGTGTCATTGGCGCAGGCTATTTTGTATCGAGGGGCCGGGTTAAGTATTGTTTGGGCTGATTTTTTGGCTTTGATTGGGATTGGTGGAGTGTTCTTTGCGCTGGCTTTGAATCGGTTTCGTAACACTATTAGTTCGATGGTTTGAGGGATTTGGTGTCGCTAGCGCGACGGCTAGTTTTAAAGTCGGGTCTCGGCCCGACAGCCGAGATACTTTCTTTTGATTGGCCAAAAGAAAGTATCCAAAGAAAAGGCCACCCGACATTCCACCTTAATCCTGCGCTTCTCGCTTTTGGCGAGGGTTTTCGGAAGGGGCTTCCCAGCCCCTCCGAAAACGAGCGGCATCCCTGCCGCTCCCCTGCGGGCCATTCTCGCCAAAAGCTGCGATGCTCGGGGCGGAATAACGGGAATAAAACCCTCGGGGCTTAACAGGTAGCTATTTTATTTAAATTTTTATTGGAGTTTACTAATGACATCACCCGAAACATCAACACCGCAGACAACATCTCCACTAAACAACGAAGAACTTAAGAACATTAACGCTTACTGGCGAGCCTGTAATTATTTGGCTGCCGGGATGATTTACTTGCGCGATAACCCCTTGTTAAAAGAACCACTGAAACCGGAACATATTAAAAACCGGCTGCTCGGCCACTGGGGTTCCAGTCCCGGCTTGAGTTTTATATACATCCATCTGAACCGGCTGATCAAAAAATATGATCTGAATGCGATTTTCCTGGCGGGCCCCGGCCACGGCGCACCCGGCGTATTGGCACCGGTGTATCTGGAAGGGACTTATGCGGAGATTTACCCCAACAAAGGCGAGGACGAAGAAGGTTTGTTGCAGTTTTTTAAAGAATTTTCCTTTCCAGGCGGCATCGGCAGCCATTGCACCCCGGAGACACCGGGGTCGATACACGAAGGTGGCGAGCTGGGCTACAGTATTTCCCACGCTTACGGCGCCGCTTACGACAATCCGGATTTGTTGGTAGCAGTGGCGGTTGGCGACGGCGAAGCCGAGACCGGGCCACTGGCTACCTCCTGGCATTCCAACAAATTCCTGAATCCGATCCGCGATGGCGCGGTGCTGCCCATCCTGCATCTGAACGGTTATAAGATCAACAACCCGACTTTGCTGTCGCGAATTTCCCATGAAGAACTGGAGCAATTATTTCGCGGCTACGGCCACACGCCGTATTTCGTGGAAGGCAGCGATCCGGACACCATGCATCAATTGATGGCCGGGGTGATGGAAACGTGTGTGCTGGAGATTCGACGGATCCAACAGGAAGCTCGCATTAGCTGCGTCCCTACCCGCCCGCTCTGGCCGGTGATCATCTTTCGCAGCCCGAAAGGCTGGACCGGACCGAAAGAAGTGGATGGGCATAAAGTCGAGGCGTTCTGGCGTTCCCATCAAGTGCCACTGGCCGGGGTAAAAGACAATCCGGCGCATATGCAACTATTGTCGGACTGGCTGCACAGTTACAAACCGGAAGAACTGTTCGATAGTAACGGCAAACTGATTCCAGAGCTTAAAGCCCTAGCGCCAACCGGTAACCGCAGGATGAGCGCCAATCCGCACGCCAACGGCGGCCTGTTGCGCAAAGCTCTACGGATGCCGGATTTTCAAGATTATGCCTTGGCCTTGGATGGCCCCGGCAAAGTGTCGGCGGAAAACACCCGACCGCTGGGTAAGTTTCTGCGCGACATCATGAGCGCCAATATGCATAACTTCCGCGTCTTTGGCCCCGACGAAAATAGCTCTAACAAGTTGGATGATGTTTACAAAGCCAGCAAAAAAACCTGGCTGGCTGATTACCTGCCGGAAGATGCCGACGGCGGTGAACTGGCGACGGATGGCCGGGTGATGGAAATGCTCTCGGAACATACCCTGGAAGGCTGGCTGGAAGGCTATTTATTGACCGGCCGGCATGGCTTTTTCTCGTCCTATGAAGCCTTTGTGCATGTCATCGATTCGATGTTCAATCAACACGCCAAATGGCTAGCCATGTCCAAAGCCGTGTCCTGGCGCGCGCCGGTGTCCTCGTTGAATTTGTTGATTACCTCGACGGTCTGGCGGCAAGATCACAACGGCTTTACCCATCAAGATCCCGGATTTCTGGATTTGGTGGTCAACAAAAGCCCCTCTGTGACGCGCATCTATTTGCCGCCCGATGTGAACTGTCTGTTGTCTGTGGCCAACCATTGCCTGGAAAGCACCGACTACATCAATGTGATTGTGTGCGACAAACAAAAGCATTTGCAGTATCTGGACATGGACGCAGCAATCAAACATTGCACCAAGGGCATCGGTATCTGGGAATGGGCCAGCAACGACGATGGCGCCGAACCGGATCTGGTGATGGTCAGCGCCGGCGACATTCCCACCAAAGAAGCCTTGGCGGCGGTGGTGTTGCTACGCGAGCACTTTCCGCAACTGAAGATTCGTTTCATCAATGTGGTTGATCTCTACAAACTGGTACCTGCCGGCGAGCATCCGCACGGTCTGTCGGATCGGGATTTCGATAGCCTGTTTACCGTTAATAAACCGGTGATATTTAATTTCCACGGTTATCCGTGGCTGATTCATCGTCTGGCCTATCGGCGTCACAATCACGCCAATATGCATGTGCGCGGCTATAAGGAAAAAGGCAGCATCAACACCCCGCTGGAACTGGCGATTCAAAATGAGACCGACCGTTTCAGTCTGGCAATCGATGCGATAGATCGCATCCCGGCTTTGCAAGTGTCCGGCGCGCACGTCAAAGAAAAGCTGCGCGACCGGCAAATCGACTGCCGCAACCACGCCTACGAGCACGGCATAGACCGGCCGGAAGACGATCAGTGGCATTGGCCGTATTGAGGCGACTATGAGCTTGAAGATCTATTTGCTGCGCCACGGCGAAACCGCATACAGCCAACGCGGCGCGTTTTGCGGATCGCTGGACCCGGATTTGACTCCTGAGGGCAAGGCGATGGCGCAAGCATTTGCCGCCGCCTACCGCTCGCTTACCTGGAGCGCTGTCTTCGTCAGCCCGATGCAACGCGCCATTGCAACCGCGCAGCCCTTGTGCGATGCATTGAGTCTGACTATGCAATTTCGTGATGGCTTGAAGGAAATTAGCTACGGTGCCTGGGAGAACCAGGAGCAGGACTACGTGAATCAGCACTATGGGCAGGACTATATCCGTTGGCAAACTGATCCGGCCTGGAATCCACCCACTGGCGGTGAAACGGCAATACAAATCGCTGCGCGGGCCTTGCCGGTCATCACGGAAATCGAATCGAAATACAAAACCGGCAATGTATTGCTGGTATCGCACAAAGCCACGATCCGTATCTTGTTGTGCAGTTTGCTAGGCATTGACTTGGGCCGTTATCGCGACCGCATCAATGCACTGGCCGCTTCAGTCAGCATTATCAAGTTCACTGAATACGGGCCGATGCTGGAAGTGCTGGGCGACCGCAATCATTTGCCTGAGCATTTGCGGCAGCGGGCCGGGACTTGATTTGCCGTCACCGCCAATTGCTTATTTACACCGAAAGAACCAGTAAAGATTCCCGGACGATCAATGGCTTTAAATTAAGGCACCTTCCCCCTTTGAAAAATGGGGAAGGTGGGGGATTTATTCAGAAAAATCTCCCCTAACCCCTCTTTTTCAAAGAGGGGAATTCACAATACCAAAGCCTAACTTAAAGCTTTGCCCCGCAGGGGCAGAAAGAAT
This region includes:
- a CDS encoding ABC transporter permease, translating into METLLNIYYLGIKELRSLSRDTMMLVMILFSFTGQVYLIATGVPQSLHKAPIAIVDEDRSPLSTRIINAFYEPYFLTPVIIDQYQTDHGMDVGLYSFVLDIPSHFQRDMLAGRQPALQLNIDATRISQAFIGNTYIQTILNGEVNAFAQGHRAIVTLPVELEIRTRFNPNLSSVWFGSLMEVVNSITTLSIILTGAALIREREHGTIEHLLVMPLTPFEIMSAKVWSMGLVVVVVATTSIIFVVHGLLEVPIQGSLSLFILGMLLHLFATTSLGIYLGTLARSMPQLGLLMLIILLPLQMLSGGMTPRESMPVLVQNIMLAAPTTHFVSLAQAILYRGAGLSIVWADFLALIGIGGVFFALALNRFRNTISSMV
- a CDS encoding phosphoketolase family protein, with the protein product MTSPETSTPQTTSPLNNEELKNINAYWRACNYLAAGMIYLRDNPLLKEPLKPEHIKNRLLGHWGSSPGLSFIYIHLNRLIKKYDLNAIFLAGPGHGAPGVLAPVYLEGTYAEIYPNKGEDEEGLLQFFKEFSFPGGIGSHCTPETPGSIHEGGELGYSISHAYGAAYDNPDLLVAVAVGDGEAETGPLATSWHSNKFLNPIRDGAVLPILHLNGYKINNPTLLSRISHEELEQLFRGYGHTPYFVEGSDPDTMHQLMAGVMETCVLEIRRIQQEARISCVPTRPLWPVIIFRSPKGWTGPKEVDGHKVEAFWRSHQVPLAGVKDNPAHMQLLSDWLHSYKPEELFDSNGKLIPELKALAPTGNRRMSANPHANGGLLRKALRMPDFQDYALALDGPGKVSAENTRPLGKFLRDIMSANMHNFRVFGPDENSSNKLDDVYKASKKTWLADYLPEDADGGELATDGRVMEMLSEHTLEGWLEGYLLTGRHGFFSSYEAFVHVIDSMFNQHAKWLAMSKAVSWRAPVSSLNLLITSTVWRQDHNGFTHQDPGFLDLVVNKSPSVTRIYLPPDVNCLLSVANHCLESTDYINVIVCDKQKHLQYLDMDAAIKHCTKGIGIWEWASNDDGAEPDLVMVSAGDIPTKEALAAVVLLREHFPQLKIRFINVVDLYKLVPAGEHPHGLSDRDFDSLFTVNKPVIFNFHGYPWLIHRLAYRRHNHANMHVRGYKEKGSINTPLELAIQNETDRFSLAIDAIDRIPALQVSGAHVKEKLRDRQIDCRNHAYEHGIDRPEDDQWHWPY
- a CDS encoding histidine phosphatase family protein, with protein sequence MSLKIYLLRHGETAYSQRGAFCGSLDPDLTPEGKAMAQAFAAAYRSLTWSAVFVSPMQRAIATAQPLCDALSLTMQFRDGLKEISYGAWENQEQDYVNQHYGQDYIRWQTDPAWNPPTGGETAIQIAARALPVITEIESKYKTGNVLLVSHKATIRILLCSLLGIDLGRYRDRINALAASVSIIKFTEYGPMLEVLGDRNHLPEHLRQRAGT